Below is a genomic region from Candidatus Binataceae bacterium.
GTCGCTCGCCGGGCAATAGGTCTCCAGCGCGAACACCATGCCGGCCTTGATCTCCGCGGGCGCCTTGAGCGAGTTTAGCCGGCTGATAAGCGGACGCTCATGGAGCGCGAGGCCGAGCCCGTGCGCGAACTGCAGGCCGAAGGCGGCGAGCTCGCTTTCAAAGCCGAACTCCTGCGCTTTGGGAAGCGCCTTGGCGACTTCGTCGCTGCCGGCTCCGGGTTTGACCAGCGCCATCGTGCGATCCATCCACTCGCGCGCCTGCCTGTAGGCGTCGCGCTGGGCCGGCGTGGCGCGGCCGACGTTGAAAGTGCGGTAGTAGCAGGTGCGGTAGCCCGTGTACGACTGGATGATGTCGAAGAAGGCCTGGTCGCCGGGCCGGATGATGCGATCAGTGAAGTTGTGCGGATGAGGGCTGCAGCGCTCGCCGCTGATCGCGTTTATCGCCTCGACGTCGTCGGAGCCGAGCTGATAGAGCATCCGGTTGGCCTCGGCGACCAGGTCCGATTCGCGCACACCCGGCTTAAGCCGCTCCCACAGCATGTGATAAACGCCGTCCACCATCGCGGCAGCGGTGTTGAGCAGCATGATCTCGTCGATGCTCTTGAGCTCGCGCGCCTCCAGCATCACCTGCTGGCAGTCGCGTATTTCCAGTCCCGCGCGCTGCAGCTCGAACAGCATCGCCGGCTCCACCAGGTCAAGCCCAAGCGGCATCCGCTCGACACCCTGCTCCTTGAGCAGCGCCCTGATTTCTTCCGCATGCATCCGCAGCAGGCCCGCCTCGGGCGGTATGGCGCCGCGGAGCCCCGGCATCCCGGCTCGGCAATGGTCGTGCTGAAGCCACGGCGCGTAAAGCTGATGATGCTTCACGGCCGAGCCGAAATCCCAGACGTAGGGCTCGCCGTCGCCGGCGAGCAGGGCGAAGCGAATCATCTTGTCGCGCGCCCACTCGCCGATCACGGTGCTGGTCAGGTAGCGGATGTTGTTGGTGTCGAAGCAGAGCATCGCGCCGAGCCCCGAATGGCCGAGCGCCTGACGCGCGCGCGCCAGGCGATATTCGTGGAGGCGGCGAAAGTCGATCCGTTCCTCGAAGTCGACGGCGCGTTGTCCGGGCGCGGGCAGCGCGCGCTTCCAGTTGTAATGCGGATCCAGCGCGGCGGCGCGCCGCGGATCGGCAATCTCGGCGGTCTTGATGATCCTGGGCTGGGTCCTGACGGCGGTCCTGGAAGTTGCCATGTTCCGAGTCCTCGTGCGGCCGCCGGATTTGGCGCGCCGCCCCTGTGCATCCACGCGCTTGCCGCGGATGGAATTCCGCTTGGATGCTTCCGCTGCAAAAGATACGGGTAAGATTGTTCGCAAATGCAACCGGAGTCAAATCGCAGTATGCATATTTCCAGCCGTCTCAAACGCGCCCCGGGCTTCTGCATCGGTGTCGGCATCGTCGCGGCTCTGGCGGGATGCGCGCGGATGGCCGAGCAGCCCGAGGTCAATCCGGACCGCTGGGCCCCGCAGAGCGCGGAACGCCCGTGGACCCCATCGCCCGCCTCGGCGAGCGACTACCGCGTACCGAGCGACAACCGTCCGCCACCCCCGGCCACCACGGCCGCGCCGGCGCAACCTTCCGGACAAAAACCCGCGCATCAGCAGGGCGAGCCGTACGATCTGCCCGCTCTGCTCGACCTTGCCCTGCGTGAGAACCCGGATACGCGCTTCGCATGGGAGTCGGCGCGCCAGGCGGCAGCGAACTTCGGCGCTGCGCGCGCGCCATACTATCCGCTGGTGAGCGCCAATTCGGCCAACGGATACACACGAACGCTGTTCCCGCTGCCCGGGGGCATAGCCGCCCAATACAAGGTGTGGCAGGCGCAGCCGCTGGTGCAGACGACCTACACGCTGCTCGATTTCGGACGGCGCAGCTCCAGCGCCGAGGCTGCGCGCCAGGCGCTGGCCGTCGCCAACTTCAGTTTCGACCGCAAGATGCAGGACGTGGTCTTCGCGGTGCAGCGCGCCTACTACGCGCTATGCGCCTCGAAGGCCGCGGTCGTCGCGGCGCGCCAGAACCTCGAGCTCGCGGGCTCGGACTTCGACGCGGTTCAGCAGCGCGTCAATCTCGGGCTTGCGACCGAGCCCGCGCTTCTGCTGGCCAGGGAGCGCGTCTCGCAATCGCAATACGACGTCGCCAACGCCGAGCTCCTGGTGCACGACGCCGAGGCCGCCCTGGCCGCCGCGATCGGCATCCCGGCCGACCAGCCGATCGAGGTCGCGAGTCTTGAGGCGTTGCCGGTACCGACGAGGCTCAGCGGTCAGATCGAAGATCTGATCGCGGCCACGGTAAGGCAGCGCCCGGACCTCGCGGCAAAGGTCGCGGGGCTGCGCGCGAGCGAGGCGCGGGTCGCACTGGCCAAGGCGGCGTGGTATCCGACCGTCGATCTGACGGCGAATTACGGTCAGCTCATCTGGCGCTATACGTTTTTCGGCCCGCCGACCGCGTGGGCCAATCAGCCTCAATATTCGGCGCTCGTGACGCTGCAATGGGACGTATTCACGGGATTCAAACGGCTCAACGACGTGCGCGCGTCCGAGGCGGAGGACGCCGCCGCCCGCGCAGGCGTTCGCTCGGCGGAAATCGGCGCGATCGCCGAGATGTGGCGCGCGTACTACGAGTTCCAGTCGTCGCTGAAGAAATACTCGTACGGGCAGGCGCTGGTGGCAGCGGCGCAGGAGGCCTACGACGCCAACCTCGAGACCTACCGCCAGGGCCTCAGCACGATCGTCGAATTGCTGACCGCCCAGCGCGATCTCGCCGGGGCGCGCTATACGCTGATTCAAAGCCGCGCCGACCTGCTGACGTCGTATGCGGCGGTGACGTACGCGGCGGGAGCGATCGAAACGAGGTGATTGCGGAAAATCAGGCGTTCTTCGCCTCGGCGGGTTTGATCGTGCAGCCCGGCTCGCTATAAAGACCTGCAACGGATAGAGGTAACGTTATGCGCATCAAGGGAGTTACGCTGGAAGAGGCGGCGCCCGGCGTACAAAAGATCTATCGGAAGACCGCGGAGCTGCTCGGGCGGGTCACGATTCCGCTGACCGCGTTCGCCCACTGTCCGGAAATAGCGGAGGCCTACTCGGCGCTGGGCGCAGCGCTGGGGCGAGCGCAGGGAGTCGAGCCGCGGCTCAAAACGCTCGCATGCGTACGCACGGCGCAGATCGCCGGATGCCCCTTTTGAGTGGACATCAACTCTGCCGTTGGCAGAGAACAAGGGATCACGGATGCGCAGCTCGCCGATCTCGCGACCTTCGAGAAGAGCGCGCACTTCAGTCCGCTGGAAAAGACCATCCTGCGCTACGCCGAGGGGATGACGCAGAACCCGGCAGAGGTCACGGAATCCGTTTTTGCCGAGTTAAAGCAATACTTTAACACCGCGCAAATCGTCGAACTGACCACGATGATCGCCTTCGAGAACCTGCGCGCGCGCTTCAATCGCGCGCTGCATATCGAGGCCGACGGTTTTTGCGAACTCCCGGTGGACCATCCGGTGCGCAAGGCTGTGGTGCCCTGGCAGTAACCATGAGACGAAATGCCCCGGCGCCGCCTGAAGGCAGCGCCATGACGCCGGGTGCGGACGGCGGGAACCGTTCCAGGCGAACTATGGCACGCGCTTGAGCACGAACTCGCCGATCTTCTCGATCGCCTGCTGACCCTCGGGCAGGACCGGCGCGGCCAAATGCCACACGTGCGGCATCTCTTCCCAGATTTGCAGAGCGACGTCCACGCCCGCTTCCTCGGCGCGGTCGGCCAGGCGGGTCGAATCGTCGAGCAAGACCTCGGCATCGCCGACCTGGATGAACAGCGGCGGGAGACCCTCGAGCGAGGCGTTGAGCGGCGCGGCCAGCGGCTCGCGCAGGTTTCCTTTTTCGCCGACGTACAGCTTGGCTAGCTTTACGATCATGTCGCGCGACACGATCAGGTCCTGCGCCGCCCGGCTGCTCATCGATTCGCCTTCCGCTTCGAAATCGACCCACGGCGAAAGGCACACGCCCGCGGCCGGCGCGGGCGCGCCGACGTCGCGTAGCGCGACAAGCGTGGACACCGCGAGGCCGCCACCTGCCGAATCGCCGCCAACTACGATTCGCTCGGGCTTGCAGCCCTGCGCGAGCAACCATCGGTATGACGTCATCGAATCATCCACTGCGGCCGGGAAGGGGTTTTCTGGCGCAAGGCGATAGTCGATGAGCAGGACCCGCGCCTTGGCTGCTTTGGAAAGACGCGCCGCAAGCTCGCGATGGGTTTCGATCGAGCCCATTATGTAACCGCCGCCGTGGAGATAGAGGATGACCCGATCGGGCGCCGCATTGCTCGCGGTTATCCACTCGGCTTTGACGCCGTTGGCGTTCACCGGTTCGCACTTCACTTCATTGGCGCTCGGAAATGCGGAGAATCCCGCGGCCATCATCGCGCGCATCTCCTGCGGCGTCCTGGCCTTCGAGAATTGCTGCGCGAATTGGCGCTGTTGCTCTAACACCAGCTGAAGCTCTGGACTGCCCATTGGAACTATTCTCCTTGTTTGGAATGAATCGTCGCGCTGGTCAGCGCGCTGCCTCGCGCAAAGGCGCCTGGGGAGGCTGCGTGCTCGCCGAGTTCGACGCTCCCGAAGTGGGCGCGCTCCATAGCAGGCGGCCATCCTCGCTGAAAATTTCGAAACTTGCGTTGCCATTGGGCAATTGCACGAAATTCGCGCGATTGCGTCCGCCCTTGTCAACCAGGTGGATGCTCGCCGAGTCGTCGAGCGGCACGTTGAGACCGATACGCACACGGCCCTGCGCGTCGTACATCCCGACCGCCGATTCGCCGTCCGCGAGCACGCCCATCGCAAGCCTGCGCTTGCCCGTGGTGGTGAGGAAACTAAGCCGCGCGAGATCGTCGGGCGTCACGTTCATCACCGCGCGCTGACGGCCCGAGGAGTCGACGACCTGCACCTCCTGCACGACAATGCGATCGGCGGTGATCGTCTTGCTCCGCTGGGTCTCGGCGGCCACGACGCTGCGGGGCGCAAAAAGCTGCCCCCAAAGCATCGCGCCGAAGAACCCCCCGCAGATTGCCAGCACAACCGTGGTCCAATGCTCGCCAGATTTCCGTTCACGAGTCTTCATCAATAATTCTCCCTCTGTTGGTTCGAGCACCATCGGCGGTCGGACCAGGTGCGAGGCCGGACGGCCGCGAGAATCCCAGGGTACATTGTGCCGGCGCTCTGCGCCCGGCGGACCCGCCTGAATCGTAGCAGGCCGGGTTTTCATCGCGGAAGCGGATCGCCCGGTCATCGGCCCGCCGGCGCATCGAGCAAGACGGACATCCCTGCCGGCAACCGGGTTTCCGCGTCGATATTGGCGAGCTTGAGCTGCGCTGGACTCAGACCGACGGCGTTGCGCAGATCGGCGCGGCTTAAGTCCGCGCCCGAGAGATTGGCGCGGGTGAAGTTCACTCCGTCCATTACCAGGCCGGTCAGGATGGCGTTCTGAAGGTTGGCGCCAGTCAGATTGGCGTTGGTCATCCTTGCGCCGAGCAGATTGGCCTGCGTCAGGTTGGCAGCCTTAAGGACCGCGTTCCGCAGATCGGCGCCCTCGAGGCTGGCCTGACGCAGAGAGCCTCGCGCCAGATCGGCATGTCTCAGGTTGGCCTTCTGCAGGCGCGCCGAATCGAGGTCCACAAACCACATCATCGCATCCTGCATTTGCGCGCCGCTCAGATTCGCGCCCCTGAAGTTGGTGCCTATAAGCTTCGCGCTCTGTAGCTGGGCGTCGGTGCAGTCGGCGCCGGCGAACCATTGTTGGCTCAGGTCCGCCCATTGCCAATGCGCATTACGGCAAAGCGCCCGCGGTGGAAGCGAACCGAACACCGGTATCAGCCGTCCGGCGAGCGCCGTGGGAATCGACTCGATCCGCGACGCCCGGTTTTCGGCCGCGCATGTGTTCTTACGGGCGTGAAGGGCAGGGCGGGCGCGGGGCGGCAGCGTCAGAACGGCTGCAAGCGCCGCGCAGAGTGCGATAGCGGCCCAGCAAGACAACGGCCCGATTCGGAAGGCTCCAGTACGGTCGGCAGCGCGTCTTCGGATCTCCATAACCGGCGCGAATGGCGGCCGGAGGGTGGCCGCCGCTCGTCACCGTAGCACAGAACCCGCGGCAAGGCTGAAGCGTTCCGAATTACCGAGCGATCCGGCATGAGAATCGGTTGGACAGTAGGCTCCGGCCGGGTGGGAACC
It encodes:
- a CDS encoding M24 family metallopeptidase; this translates as MATSRTAVRTQPRIIKTAEIADPRRAAALDPHYNWKRALPAPGQRAVDFEERIDFRRLHEYRLARARQALGHSGLGAMLCFDTNNIRYLTSTVIGEWARDKMIRFALLAGDGEPYVWDFGSAVKHHQLYAPWLQHDHCRAGMPGLRGAIPPEAGLLRMHAEEIRALLKEQGVERMPLGLDLVEPAMLFELQRAGLEIRDCQQVMLEARELKSIDEIMLLNTAAAMVDGVYHMLWERLKPGVRESDLVAEANRMLYQLGSDDVEAINAISGERCSPHPHNFTDRIIRPGDQAFFDIIQSYTGYRTCYYRTFNVGRATPAQRDAYRQAREWMDRTMALVKPGAGSDEVAKALPKAQEFGFESELAAFGLQFAHGLGLALHERPLISRLNSLKAPAEIKAGMVFALETYCPASDGFSAARIEEELVVTPDGCRVITLFPAQELPIANPY
- a CDS encoding TolC family protein, with the protein product MHISSRLKRAPGFCIGVGIVAALAGCARMAEQPEVNPDRWAPQSAERPWTPSPASASDYRVPSDNRPPPPATTAAPAQPSGQKPAHQQGEPYDLPALLDLALRENPDTRFAWESARQAAANFGAARAPYYPLVSANSANGYTRTLFPLPGGIAAQYKVWQAQPLVQTTYTLLDFGRRSSSAEAARQALAVANFSFDRKMQDVVFAVQRAYYALCASKAAVVAARQNLELAGSDFDAVQQRVNLGLATEPALLLARERVSQSQYDVANAELLVHDAEAALAAAIGIPADQPIEVASLEALPVPTRLSGQIEDLIAATVRQRPDLAAKVAGLRASEARVALAKAAWYPTVDLTANYGQLIWRYTFFGPPTAWANQPQYSALVTLQWDVFTGFKRLNDVRASEAEDAAARAGVRSAEIGAIAEMWRAYYEFQSSLKKYSYGQALVAAAQEAYDANLETYRQGLSTIVELLTAQRDLAGARYTLIQSRADLLTSYAAVTYAAGAIETR
- a CDS encoding alpha/beta hydrolase; this translates as MGSPELQLVLEQQRQFAQQFSKARTPQEMRAMMAAGFSAFPSANEVKCEPVNANGVKAEWITASNAAPDRVILYLHGGGYIMGSIETHRELAARLSKAAKARVLLIDYRLAPENPFPAAVDDSMTSYRWLLAQGCKPERIVVGGDSAGGGLAVSTLVALRDVGAPAPAAGVCLSPWVDFEAEGESMSSRAAQDLIVSRDMIVKLAKLYVGEKGNLREPLAAPLNASLEGLPPLFIQVGDAEVLLDDSTRLADRAEEAGVDVALQIWEEMPHVWHLAAPVLPEGQQAIEKIGEFVLKRVP
- a CDS encoding pentapeptide repeat-containing protein yields the protein MFGSLPPRALCRNAHWQWADLSQQWFAGADCTDAQLQSAKLIGTNFRGANLSGAQMQDAMMWFVDLDSARLQKANLRHADLARGSLRQASLEGADLRNAVLKAANLTQANLLGARMTNANLTGANLQNAILTGLVMDGVNFTRANLSGADLSRADLRNAVGLSPAQLKLANIDAETRLPAGMSVLLDAPAGR